tcaccgtaaaattgttttaacaacAGCAACggtattcattaaaatgtaatttaagagGTTTTTGAGTATTTCTTCAAAGGTTAGAATTTATAGTTAAAAGTTTACTTCCTATTGAGTTTGGGGTTTTGCTGTGGCGAGAATTTCTAAAGCACGCTGAATTTCAATTGGGATTGGTGGTGGTGTGGGAAGGATGCTGGATTGGGGTTGGTATCCGTTCTCATCAGCGATATAAGATAGCTGAATAGGGCTACCGTCTTCACTCGGGTATTGGAAATTTCCTTGAATCTGCAAAGCTGGTTCTTCAGCGCCGATGTTTCTGAGAGCACCGTTAGCTTCAGCAGCTATACCGTTACCGGTTTCATAGGCGTATCTGAAGCTACCGTCTGGTGAAATGTCGCTGTCTTGACGAAGGATCGGGATCGGCTCCTGCTGTCCCTGAGGGGCGGCGAGGGCGACAGCCACAAGAGAAAGGATGATCTGAaatagacacaaaaaaaaacattaaagggGGAAAAGAGATATGTAACCCAACTTTCTCAGATGTCACTCAatctttaaaaaagtttaactaaattaatattttatttatttattgaaagttattgatctcaatattattttgaataatattatttttagcgtcacttttttttttaaaacactatcACACTTACAAAGGTTCTCATGTTGTACTAAATTGATGAATGCAATAGACAATGTTGATCTAAGAGTGTTATCGGTATATATACGGTGGTCACCTTGCCGCCTCCACCGTTGGGTGGTATTGCACCATACGCTGCGTCAGAGTAATTCGACAATATTATGTGAGAGCTTACCTATTCATGCGCTTGCGAGATATTTACAcatctttttaatatgattctttctcatcttttttttttgaataatattctgTTACTAAGATACCTTTACAAACAACAAGTGTGTcatattgaaaaacaaataattatgcaaaaaaatatactaatataaaagtttCTATTCGTGTATTTAatcaattgtatataaaagtaaaagaaaaaaaaagcttaactattctttttttgaaataaggaatgataaaataattattgttatgagCTGATATCGTAATAAATACTACTAATGAGCTGATGTCTTAGACTGAATTTAGCCACAATCTGTTtagttctttattaaataattttatgatctcCTCCATTAGAGATCCATATGAGCTAATATATTCAAACGCTTCTACTCTAATCGCAATAActgttataaaattcaaaagaatatatttaaaattctaaatattgtatttcattgtaataatatattatttggatataaagctattaaaaaaataaaaatacgtaattaGCAAGAGAAAGTCTCAATCTATAGGTTTCGGTTTGACGATAATGCctcgttttatgtttttaaataaataattacaaaagcattgtagttacatttaatgacctttattatatacaaagatatatcAACGACATTAGTCTTCTGTTAAAGTTATAGCAATAGTTATAAACCGCCTTTgtctttaaaacatattttaaatagcgtacttaattttatttagtaattttgtaAAGGTTACACAAACCGAATTCGAGAATAGACACTGCTATTGCATAAAGTTTTAAGACTGGTTGCTTctgtaaataaatcatacacgtgtaataaaactatatatatcttatttatcacGTGTATCGTGTTAACTGTGAGAGGTCATTAATGATTCAGTGCAacctaaacaataaaaaaaagttttttacaaacaaatcaaataaaattataatttattgcaaattGCAACCAATCATTATAGCAACAAATGTGTACAAACTCTGAGATGAAGTTTTGAGCTGAAGTTCAATCGATTtagtgatttaaaattattttgcaagACACTTACGACACACTTGTAACGACTGTATAATTGCTAGATGTTGTTTCTtatatattgattgtaaaaagttcttattttcatttaaaattatttcatactcCAGAGTTAAAAAGAATAATACAACTAATAAGCAAACTAACGCCTACAGTTTTTCCATGTgaatttatgaatgaaatttgaACAATCTCTTAAccgctataaattattttttattaagcagTCAtgcttacattacattatattacattacattaacagcctgtaaatttctcactgctaggctaaggccacctctccctttgaggagaaggtttggagcatattccaccacgctgctccaatgcgggttggtggaatacacattcaggtttcctcacgatgttttccttcacatccgagcacgagatgaattataaacacaaattaagcacatgaaaattcagtggtgccagcctggacttgaacccgaaatcatcggttaagatgcacgcgttctaatcactgggccatctcggctcggttaTGCTTAATATGTCTTTAATTTCTAAGTTTAGATTAGTAGTTATTACTACATAATTTAccttaatacataattaattatataacactgAAATAATGAATCTATTTTCAagataaaattcaaaacaattgatcatatatttaattcgcattaaaaatatatggggataatgataaaagtaaaacgaacataaaaatattacataaattaagtctaatttattttattttatttattactgttcTTTGCACTGTTCTTTGAATTGATAAATTATGACAAagctttatttcttttatttatttttttcgctAAGAGTAACTTTCGAGAGTCTAAACAATTAGAATAACAACTCATCAATAAACTTCATAACTTTTTCTAGCAATAAATCCttgaagttattgttacgaaattttaattgcaaaaatattCGTAACAGTGCCTTTGAAAATTTtcctacatattatattcaatttgtttatacatgtttatttttgtgaaatatacCAATTACTATAACAGTCATCTTAAGGCAGCCGATTAGAagtgtttattacattttaatagttacatttgttacttttttatttaacaatatataaataaattaaaaaaaataatgacttcaATCTATGAGGTATTTATAAGACTAATTCATgttcttatatatgtatatatccgAGCTATATTAATATGTTGACCCTACaaggttaaatttataattatatccagaattattcaattttaagaaGTTGCTTTAAAACTGAGTGCAcaaaaaaatcgtatttttaaaaattatatttagtccGTCTACCACCACTCTCGtaaataaaccatttatttactattattatataacaaaaacggCTTGACTTAGTACGGGTAAAGTTAATTTTCCACActgaaatatttactaaataaaggTACATATCCAATAATATAATGCAAACTGATGGCGCCAAGCTCTACTTAGGCTTAATTTACATGGCGCCGCAGCCATGCCATGTCAGCTATGCCAGTGATGTGTATACAATATCGGATATTCCAATATATTGATTCTGATTGACGTGAGACTTggtaaataaatctaaatgtaataatttatttatcataattaaaaaacaaattaagaattTCTCAAAGATCTGTTCTGGAACAAGAAACCTGGCGTTTTACGTCCAATTGCCGACAACAGCTTTTAAATGAAACCGCAACAGTACATTACAATAGGAAGCACCGTGATGCGGCGTACGGCTTGTCGCTATAAGCGACCAATGGCGTCTGTAGGAGACCGCAGCGATAAAAGGTTTAGTCTAGCATCAGTATAAAATAGCGAGATGACGAGAAGATGAAATTACGAGTTATTGATTgagtcaattaaatattataatatgttttgtatgcCCCCGCCAAAAGTAAATAGTCTATGGTCCAAGCTTCATATGTAGCGAAAAACTCTGAAAACTTTCAATAACTCAGTCTGTCTTAAATTTCTTTTCGGAgtgtaataaagataatatttcataagATGTGGAATTGATTGAATTCCACCATCACCAGCAATAAATAGGTAAGTATAGGTAGGATTGTCTCCGTTCCAGGTAAGAAAATGTCTGATGGAAATAGAAAATTCAATAGtgtatttatttgcttttagtGCCTTGTTACATTTATTGTTCACATTTGGTGGTCTAATTCCACTTCTGGAAGTAACACAAGCGCCACATAAAAGTTACACGACTGTGTTTTAAGACACAGTCTTTTGCATTCAAAcgtctattagaatattttcacTGAAGTCAGACTTTTATGTACAGCATTTAATGGCCAACAGAAATGAATTAAAGTGTTTATTgttcataataatgtaaatctaaaactgttttttattttttattgctatcGAGCGCAGTTTCGCCTGCGGCACCATATAAACGAAGTTACTTAAATTTCGTCGGCTTATTGGCTATTAAGATGCATTTGAGAAAGACAGGTATATATTATCCCCGTATTTTCCAGTCATTTTGAAAATCGATATTAGTTTctcatacttattttaataaaagcttttGCTCAAAAAGTGACGAACTACTACGTtgacgtaataataaaaaaaaatacaaattttaaacatactaACTATTATTTCCATTCAATATCGGCTATTTTCGTTTGAAAGTGAAATTGCATATTctagtaatattacattttcgGCCTTGtaaagtttgtaattttttttattattttaacgtcaaaAGAACTTGTTCGACGAGGTCTCACAGTATTCCTAAGTTCATAATTATGTTGTTAACGGGTTAAGGGCTCGTGCGACACGAGGTCACGGCAATCGTACTCTGATTCGTAAAACTtccatagtaatatttttagtcaTCTATTATCGTTTTCGTTTCGTAACttgattgaaattattttttttttattataaattcatttagtttaaattatataaatataaaataataagtatagaaACATTTGAGTTTTGTAATGTCCGGTAAGTCGATGATATAGTAATTTTCCAAGCGGGGTATCAAAAGTGTGCCACAGACTTGACTAAATGTTTACACGGGTTCTGTTTAAGCGAAAACCAATAAAGAATGCTTACTAATCACCTCATtaacttaaatgaaatttgaacatattatttcgacataaatattttaatcgcttattttttttttttttttctcttcaaTGGCATTTACATCTCTTGTTTGTGAGACGTATTTGACCAATTACGACGTTATATGAAAGTAACACGCAGTGAAAGTGTTCGGTTTAGCTTTGAAAAGTGTCAGGGTTTTGTTCCAGGACAAGACATCACAAGACAATAACggtatcatacaaaaataaaaataaatttattagtaggaaatgaaatgaaaaaagaaaaataaaaaaataatctaactacaagtgtaaattaaaaaaaaagactaaaattttaagtcatgaaatgaaatatatttcattaaatgaacTACAAAAGAAGAATGCGAATAAGTGAGAAGAGACTGATAATTGATAGGTCGGGGTATATCTggagggagaacgtcgtatAAAGAAAATGTCAATTTAggacaattgaaaaaaatatgatctaCCGCCCCATCGTCCAAATCACATTCACAAAGAGAGTTATCGCGTACTCTGATTTTGGCAAGGAAGACCGGTGTGCATGCATGACCCAAACGGAGGCGACATATGGTAGATGTGGCTTGTTTGCCACCTTTTCGAAATCGGAAGAACCATGGTTTCCGTGGTACCACAGGTTGTATATTCCCATAGTAACGTCCTTTACTAAGTCTTGAAGAGTCCCATAAATTTTGCCCATCATTTCTTACATGCAAATTCGCTAGAGGTAACAAATcggaataatatatttcactatGATTTTCAGATCCACTTATTGTTGCATCTTTAGCCCAAGAATCCACCATCTCATTATCTGCAATACCAGAGTGTCCAGGAATCCAAGCAAGGACTATATCTTTACCTTTTTGCCTACAATTAAACAGTAACTCTTTAATCTTGAAAATAAGAGGGAgcttaattttctttttgaattGATTACTAGAACTTTTTTGTAAACAACGGGAGTCCTTGTACTGGGAGGAGATTGGACAGTTTTGCGATAGGATGTCTTTTGCGGAGTAGATCCAGGAATTGAGTAAAAAGTTGGTGAAGTCTGTACTGGCTGGGGTGGAGTTTGTGCAAACATCATTTTTGCCACGTCAGAGTAAGCCCGTCTTACTGGAGGTTCCTGCGCAGAAGCCTCCATGTATGAGATACTGTGCTCGgacatgattttttaaattcgctTTTGTCTTTCAAATTCGGGACATGTCGGGTCAGTAGCAAAGTGTCTCTCTGTACACAAAAGACACCTGATACGGTCAGAGGGGATGTTACAACTATCACCAGAGTGCGAcaccgaaaatattttaataatttttaaaatttttcatacaCTTTCCTcggatattgttttataaaaacataaaattgttttataaaaaatactagtttCCCTTTGCATGTGTTAAGGTCAGGTGTTAGATACCTTCTAACTTTCTGTAGTCCTGTCAACGTGTATGCAAAGTTTCATTATGATCAATACAGTACAAAGATCGATCGCGTTAAAGcttgacaaacaaacaaatacataaaaacttcgGATATACGAGagaattttgaattaattagttTGAAAACTAATTTGCTTCATAGctgttttatatgaatatgtatatgtatatttattatatgtacacaTTACAATCaaactttttgtttaatttgagatTCAATGATTTTTCTGATTAATTTCTATTGTCTCTAATGGAACTATCAGAACGACTATAgcttatagaaattaaatatataatttagtttctaCAAGTAAAttctattcaattttaattgtgCTTTTTGTAATTCAAGTGAAATTATCATAATGTTGCTTTAAgattatgtcaatattttagTCGATGGAATTTTGCATTTTGATAGATTTACATTTCTCACAGTGTCAATGTCTAcactgggcggtggtgaccactaaccatcaagtGAGCTATTTACCCAACCGactatctatataattaaagataagaaTTATGCAACAAAAATTTCTAAAAACCTCGATCGTTTTcagtaattaattgattaaattaataattaattattacataaaactcCTTATTACATAAAGCTCCAAAAAATGCATAGTTAAAATACCTAATATACTTTTAGCCTATCATTAACATATTCCAAGAGGAATAAagatatacaaacatttttacgTAGTCCATGCAAATATAACACTATTCCACATAACTTTAACTGCTTATATCCGctttaattctattttcaaattccgATAACGGATAACAGCTCGTCGAAAATAAAAACGCCATTTATTTGGGTTTCCATGATGAACGTCATAGATTTTGCAAGATGTTGCTATCTAACCAATTAAATCGCATCGATTCGATGTCGATGCTTTATTCATCTTTACTATGGAATatgctatatacatatacgtgATGCGTCTTAATGTTACTGAAACTACAttgttttacaagcttttatataattttactcggTGATAGGACTAAGTGCCCCCCTGAGTAGGTATGACCCACTTCTTAGTCCTGGTGGCAAAACATACTATTctgccaaaatattttttgattttagtataattaaatcaaaataaataattattacaactataaaaCACATTCCAAGCGGCTAATTTTAGGTTTAGGTTTTAAGTTACCAGATAACCATTTAAATgtcgtttcaaatatttattatcgagactaaatatagtaatttttaccAATACATCTATTAAGCAGTTTTAACTTATAACTGCTCATGAGTAAAACTTTAACTAAGTTATTAAACTTTAACTCTATTAAAATGACCAGCAAATAACGTGGGATCGAAAATGACGGTATGTTGTGTGTTTCTACCTTCGTATCTTTAACAGTATTACGCAGATGTCACTATTTGGATTCGAATACAAATTAGCGATAAGATTTTgtcatttaaaagataaatatgttagtgaTCTTAAGCTGGTGATCGTCTTATGctgcaattataatttattactacatGAGTGTTTATACGTAAtcgtaaataatatgattattattaaaagttacgaTTAGCCAACGTTATTTTCTCCAGGCTCCAGTTCAGACGCGAGGA
The window above is part of the Vanessa tameamea isolate UH-Manoa-2023 chromosome 6, ilVanTame1 primary haplotype, whole genome shotgun sequence genome. Proteins encoded here:
- the LOC113393593 gene encoding larval cuticle protein LCP-17-like, translating into MRTFIILSLVAVALAAPQGQQEPIPILRQDSDISPDGSFRYAYETGNGIAAEANGALRNIGAEEPALQIQGNFQYPSEDGSPIQLSYIADENGYQPQSSILPTPPPIPIEIQRALEILATAKPQTQ